One Deinococcus betulae genomic window carries:
- the hpaD gene encoding 3,4-dihydroxyphenylacetate 2,3-dioxygenase translates to MTDLSPIRPNVIRIAHAVLTVKNLEASREFYVDLLGMHVLHEEAGALYLRGVEDREWTLKLVQEDHARVRHLAYRVGGKADLDALVALAEREGLQWRWEEELDRPRLLRMQDPFGIPVAFYHQSTKHPWRLQDYHLHRGPGLQRVDHVNVMVPDVERTMRWYIDTLGFRLSEYTVDEQERYWAAWIQRRGGVHDLALTNGAGPRLHHWAYWMPDITAIIRTCDILAGARQPERIERGPGRHGVSNAFFLYIRDPDGHRIELYTSDYITVDPDFEPIRWLRDDPRRQTLWGAKTPRSWFEEASDLEAFDGGVVTAKDGDLTGIPVHVI, encoded by the coding sequence ATGACTGATCTCTCCCCTATCCGTCCGAACGTGATCCGGATTGCCCACGCCGTCCTGACCGTGAAAAACCTGGAGGCCAGCCGCGAATTCTACGTGGACCTGCTCGGCATGCACGTACTGCACGAGGAAGCCGGCGCCCTCTACCTGCGGGGGGTAGAGGACCGCGAGTGGACGCTGAAGCTGGTCCAGGAAGATCACGCCCGCGTCCGGCACCTGGCCTACCGCGTGGGCGGCAAGGCCGACCTGGACGCCCTGGTGGCCCTGGCCGAGCGAGAAGGCCTGCAGTGGCGCTGGGAAGAGGAATTGGACCGCCCGCGCCTGCTGCGGATGCAAGACCCCTTTGGCATCCCAGTGGCCTTCTACCACCAGAGCACCAAGCACCCGTGGCGGCTACAGGACTACCACCTGCACCGGGGGCCGGGCCTGCAACGCGTGGACCACGTGAACGTGATGGTGCCCGATGTCGAGCGCACCATGCGCTGGTACATCGACACCCTGGGCTTCCGTCTCTCCGAATACACCGTGGACGAGCAGGAACGTTACTGGGCCGCCTGGATTCAGCGCCGGGGCGGAGTGCACGACCTGGCCCTGACCAACGGCGCCGGGCCGAGGCTACACCACTGGGCCTACTGGATGCCCGACATCACGGCCATCATCCGCACCTGCGACATTCTGGCCGGGGCGCGTCAGCCCGAGCGCATTGAACGGGGGCCCGGCCGGCACGGCGTCTCCAACGCCTTTTTCCTGTACATCCGCGACCCGGACGGCCACCGCATTGAGCTGTACACGAGTGACTACATCACCGTGGACCCAGACTTTGAACCTATCCGCTGGCTACGCGACGATCCCCGCCGCCAGACCCTGTGGGGCGCCAAGACCCCCCGCAGCTGGTTCGAGGAAGCGTCTGACCTGGAAGCCTTTGACGGCGGCGTGGTGACAGCCAAAGACGGCGACCTGACAGGAATCCCGGTTCACGTTATCTGA
- a CDS encoding fibronectin type III domain-containing protein encodes MSRLPTALRLLSATLLLSACSQAPQGQVPEPSAPAALQAQAVTGKFTGNGIMVVSGQTTDGITNYSQTYPGKYAGVTLYVNPALQTSGFTGGSTPAWYASGYGNQDLTVAKNNTNAQQALAVGIWMGQAYDTDIAKAIDPSKPWQGNIQNSIDGAPVGTQLLQNMRSIITDLKNSGRPVFVRLGYEAEGPWNGYWPDAYKTVWSWFKAEIGRQGASNIALVWQLAAWCDGGVLAGSQPISPTGSNSNGQGPVGGNLAAYYDQWWPGSNNVDWTGISVFDQNQTCSNGLTAVQNVVNYLKGKGKPIMIAESTPRGYTLAADGQVKFEQVGRPTRTGLTGQTVWNEWYAPFFNFIEANSNDIRAVAYINDDWEAYSHWQCSLSPSGAIQGGCAEGEWGNSRLGVNTTVRNNWLSRINNGQYQFVVGSGTGGGGGGGGDTAAPTTPGTLSSPAKTSSSVNLTWGASTDNVGVARYEIHVNNALAGTSTGTSFTATGLSASTAYSFKVRAVDAAGNASAFNAPISVTTSAASGSVAIPGTVTTSAGSIASGTTCSFAVNATQNAKYKFLVTSNSSQNSQLITVSFNGETVQQAIDAGRTNTVYFQGVTSGNKTLSIRADSGAVSIGRVDAQTW; translated from the coding sequence ATGTCCCGTCTGCCTACTGCTTTACGTCTGCTGAGCGCCACCCTGCTCCTCTCGGCCTGCTCGCAGGCGCCTCAGGGCCAGGTGCCCGAACCGTCCGCCCCCGCCGCACTTCAGGCGCAGGCTGTCACTGGCAAATTTACTGGCAACGGCATCATGGTGGTGTCTGGCCAGACCACCGACGGCATCACCAATTACAGCCAGACCTATCCCGGCAAATACGCAGGGGTGACCCTGTATGTCAATCCGGCCCTCCAAACTTCTGGCTTCACGGGGGGCAGCACGCCTGCGTGGTACGCCTCCGGGTACGGCAACCAGGACCTAACCGTCGCCAAAAACAACACGAATGCCCAGCAGGCGCTGGCCGTCGGCATCTGGATGGGGCAGGCCTACGACACGGACATTGCCAAGGCCATTGACCCCAGCAAGCCGTGGCAGGGCAACATTCAGAACAGCATTGACGGCGCCCCCGTGGGCACGCAGCTGCTGCAAAACATGCGCAGCATCATCACTGACCTGAAGAACAGCGGCCGCCCGGTCTTCGTACGCTTAGGCTACGAGGCGGAAGGTCCCTGGAACGGCTACTGGCCCGACGCCTACAAGACCGTCTGGAGCTGGTTCAAGGCCGAGATTGGGCGGCAGGGCGCCAGCAACATCGCCCTGGTGTGGCAGCTGGCCGCGTGGTGCGACGGCGGCGTGCTGGCTGGCAGTCAGCCCATCAGCCCCACGGGCAGCAACAGCAACGGGCAGGGACCAGTGGGGGGCAACCTGGCTGCCTACTACGACCAGTGGTGGCCCGGCAGCAACAACGTGGACTGGACGGGCATCTCTGTCTTTGATCAGAACCAGACGTGCAGCAACGGCCTGACCGCTGTGCAGAACGTCGTGAATTATCTCAAGGGCAAGGGCAAGCCCATCATGATTGCCGAATCCACTCCGCGCGGTTACACCCTGGCCGCCGATGGTCAGGTGAAATTTGAGCAGGTGGGCCGCCCCACCCGCACTGGGCTGACCGGGCAGACCGTGTGGAACGAGTGGTACGCTCCCTTCTTCAACTTCATTGAGGCCAACAGCAACGATATCCGCGCGGTGGCCTACATCAACGACGACTGGGAAGCGTATAGCCACTGGCAGTGCAGCCTTAGTCCGTCAGGGGCCATTCAGGGCGGCTGCGCCGAGGGCGAGTGGGGCAACAGCCGTCTGGGGGTCAACACCACTGTGCGCAACAACTGGCTGAGCCGCATCAACAACGGTCAGTACCAGTTTGTGGTGGGCAGCGGCACCGGGGGCGGCGGAGGTGGTGGGGGAGACACGGCGGCGCCCACGACCCCCGGCACCCTCAGCAGCCCAGCCAAGACCAGTTCGTCGGTCAACCTGACCTGGGGCGCCTCCACCGACAACGTCGGCGTGGCCCGCTACGAAATTCACGTCAACAATGCCCTGGCTGGCACCAGCACGGGCACCAGCTTTACAGCCACGGGCCTGAGCGCCAGCACCGCGTACAGCTTCAAGGTGCGCGCAGTGGACGCCGCTGGCAACGCCTCGGCCTTCAACGCGCCCATCAGCGTGACGACCAGCGCGGCCAGCGGCTCGGTGGCCATTCCCGGCACCGTAACCACTTCGGCAGGCAGCATTGCCAGCGGCACCACCTGCAGTTTCGCCGTGAACGCCACCCAGAACGCCAAGTACAAGTTCCTGGTGACCTCTAACAGCTCTCAGAACAGCCAGCTCATAACGGTGTCCTTTAACGGCGAGACCGTGCAGCAGGCCATCGACGCCGGGCGCACCAACACGGTGTACTTCCAGGGTGTGACCAGCGGCAACAAGACGCTCAGCATCCGGGCCGACAGCGGCGCCGTCAGCATCGGTCGCGTGGACGCCCAGACGTGGTAA
- a CDS encoding FtsX-like permease family protein yields MNLALWTVLRSVRARWGALVITVLAVALATATALVVPLVTRQVERGAQDAAQVFDLLVAAPGSSTQAVMSSLFYLEAPTGNMPERVYTALRDAPGTRRAVPIALGDTYQGFPIVGTSAAFFDQRKRPADPPYFRLTQGTLFAKEHDAVLGARAAREAGLRVGDTFTGTHGLTGPEEAEAHDEAHDEPYTVTGILAPTGGPVDRAVLTPIETVWEVHGAASSEREVTAVLYAAEQLSGIYVTAQRINAGQDAMAVFPGQVFAQARDVLVQGQAAYAALALLVLGIAALTVWLSVYTSGVERQRTVALLRVLGTGRRVVFLLVLFETGLTVLLGVGLGIGLALILSLTGGQVLGTHLGFTLAPPQLTWPLVLRVLLLLPFGLAAALPPAVLATRLSPLKLL; encoded by the coding sequence ATGAACCTGGCCCTGTGGACGGTGCTGCGCAGTGTGCGCGCCCGCTGGGGGGCGCTGGTCATCACCGTTCTGGCCGTGGCGCTGGCCACCGCCACCGCGCTGGTGGTGCCCTTAGTCACGCGCCAGGTCGAACGCGGGGCGCAGGACGCGGCCCAGGTCTTCGACCTCCTCGTGGCGGCGCCCGGCAGCAGCACCCAGGCGGTCATGAGCAGCCTCTTTTACCTGGAGGCCCCGACCGGCAACATGCCAGAGCGGGTCTACACGGCCCTGCGCGACGCCCCCGGCACCAGGCGCGCAGTGCCGATTGCCCTGGGGGACACCTACCAGGGCTTTCCCATCGTGGGCACCTCGGCCGCCTTTTTTGACCAGCGCAAACGGCCGGCCGACCCACCCTATTTCAGGCTCACTCAGGGCACCCTGTTTGCGAAAGAGCATGACGCCGTGCTGGGCGCCCGCGCCGCCCGCGAGGCGGGTCTGCGCGTCGGTGACACGTTCACCGGCACACACGGTCTGACCGGGCCCGAGGAGGCAGAAGCGCATGACGAGGCCCATGACGAACCGTATACAGTCACGGGCATCCTGGCCCCCACAGGTGGGCCCGTGGACCGAGCGGTGCTGACCCCCATAGAGACGGTCTGGGAAGTCCACGGAGCAGCCTCCAGCGAACGAGAGGTCACCGCCGTGCTGTACGCCGCAGAGCAGCTGTCCGGCATCTACGTGACGGCGCAGCGTATCAATGCCGGGCAGGACGCGATGGCGGTTTTCCCGGGGCAGGTGTTTGCTCAGGCGCGCGACGTGCTGGTTCAGGGCCAGGCAGCCTACGCGGCGCTGGCCCTGCTGGTGCTGGGCATTGCGGCCCTGACCGTCTGGCTCAGCGTGTACACATCTGGCGTGGAACGTCAGCGCACGGTGGCGCTGCTGCGGGTGCTGGGCACGGGGCGGCGCGTGGTCTTCCTGCTGGTGCTGTTTGAAACTGGGTTAACGGTCCTGCTGGGGGTGGGATTAGGCATCGGGCTGGCCCTCATCCTCAGCCTGACGGGCGGGCAGGTGCTGGGCACCCACCTGGGCTTCACGCTGGCGCCGCCACAGCTGACCTGGCCCCTGGTGTTGCGGGTCTTGCTGCTGCTTCCTTTTGGCCTTGCCGCCGCACTGCCCCCAGCAGTGCTGGCCACACGGTTATCCCCACTAAAACTCCTTTAA
- the hpaH gene encoding 2-oxo-hept-4-ene-1,7-dioate hydratase has protein sequence MTQDHRSIPDDQLTTLAAQLEEAEASGAPLSPFSERFPGMTIADAYAVQRAWVAQKVVGGRRVTGHKIGLTSRAMQMASQITEPDYGALLDDMFFEPNGDIPLSRFVAPKVEVELAFLLKADLQGPQVTVFDVLRATEYVTPAAEIIDARIERISRATGKPRRVTDTISDNAANAGVIVGGRAVKPDDLDLRWAAALCIRNGVIEETGVAAGVLGHPAAGIAWLASRLAPHGEGLKAGELVLAGSFTRPVDIARGDVFTFDYGPLGTFSCRFAGEARGVACG, from the coding sequence ATGACCCAGGATCACCGTAGTATTCCCGACGACCAGTTGACAACCCTCGCCGCCCAGCTTGAAGAGGCGGAAGCCAGCGGCGCGCCCCTCTCGCCTTTCAGTGAGCGTTTTCCTGGCATGACCATTGCCGACGCCTACGCCGTACAGCGGGCCTGGGTCGCGCAGAAGGTGGTGGGTGGGCGGCGCGTGACCGGCCACAAGATTGGCCTGACCTCGCGCGCCATGCAGATGGCCTCGCAAATTACCGAGCCGGATTACGGCGCGCTGCTGGACGACATGTTTTTTGAACCCAATGGCGACATTCCCCTGTCGCGGTTTGTGGCCCCGAAGGTGGAGGTCGAACTGGCTTTCCTCCTGAAAGCCGACCTGCAAGGCCCGCAAGTCACCGTGTTTGATGTCCTGCGGGCCACCGAGTACGTAACCCCTGCCGCCGAGATTATTGACGCCCGCATTGAGCGGATCAGCCGGGCCACCGGTAAGCCGCGCCGGGTGACCGACACCATCAGCGACAACGCCGCCAACGCGGGGGTGATTGTGGGGGGCCGCGCCGTAAAACCAGACGACCTGGACCTGCGCTGGGCGGCGGCGCTGTGTATCCGCAACGGGGTGATTGAAGAAACGGGGGTGGCTGCGGGCGTGCTGGGTCATCCGGCGGCCGGCATCGCCTGGCTGGCCAGCCGCCTGGCCCCCCACGGCGAGGGCCTGAAAGCCGGAGAACTGGTGCTGGCCGGTTCCTTTACCCGTCCGGTCGACATTGCCAGAGGGGACGTCTTTACCTTCGACTACGGGCCGCTGGGCACCTTCTCCTGCCGCTTTGCGGGTGAGGCGCGCGGAGTGGCCTGTGGCTGA
- a CDS encoding glycerate kinase type-2 family protein, with translation MSASPLSHLLSETYHAALAATAPDLLLGPYLSGRTPDFILAVGKAAAPMMRAAQEAFPAVPGLLVLPDGAPLPAFLPQVEVRRAAHPLPDARSVAAARLAQVRLGALTADQEVLALFSGGASALLCAPRGVTLAQKAAVCTELMRAGADIQALNTVRRHLSDVKGGRLAAGTRARVRALLLSDVVGDDPATIASGPAVPDPTTYADALAVLDRFAVPAPEVRPYLRAGAQGLHEETPSVLLNAHSTVIGGNGTLLRAAQAALESKGIRAVILGETFTGEARDLAVWHAAEVRRAQAEGVPVALISGGEATVTVRGAGRGGRNTEFALALALALGDDHGVYGLSAGSDGVDGTSGGAGALLTPDTLRRAATLGLDAPGALAANDSGSFFAALGDLLVPGPTGQNLNDLRVLLVEPV, from the coding sequence ATGTCCGCTTCTCCCCTGTCCCATCTGCTCAGCGAGACGTATCACGCCGCACTGGCCGCCACGGCGCCGGACTTGCTGTTAGGCCCATACCTCTCTGGCCGGACACCTGACTTCATCCTCGCGGTGGGCAAGGCGGCGGCGCCGATGATGCGGGCTGCGCAGGAGGCTTTTCCCGCCGTTCCGGGGCTGCTCGTGCTGCCAGATGGCGCGCCTTTGCCGGCGTTTCTGCCGCAGGTCGAGGTGCGCCGGGCCGCGCATCCCCTCCCAGACGCACGCAGTGTCGCGGCGGCGCGGCTGGCCCAGGTCCGGCTGGGGGCGCTGACTGCTGACCAGGAAGTGCTGGCCCTCTTCTCTGGGGGTGCCAGCGCCCTGCTGTGTGCGCCGCGAGGGGTGACCCTGGCCCAGAAGGCCGCAGTCTGCACCGAGTTGATGCGGGCCGGCGCCGATATTCAGGCCCTGAACACGGTGCGGCGGCACCTATCCGACGTGAAGGGCGGCCGATTGGCAGCTGGCACCCGCGCCCGCGTGCGCGCTCTGCTGCTCAGTGATGTCGTAGGTGATGATCCCGCGACCATTGCCAGCGGGCCGGCGGTCCCTGACCCCACGACATATGCGGACGCTCTGGCCGTGCTGGACCGGTTTGCAGTGCCTGCCCCGGAGGTCAGACCCTATCTGCGGGCGGGCGCGCAGGGTCTGCATGAAGAGACGCCAAGTGTTTTGCTCAATGCCCACAGCACGGTGATTGGTGGGAACGGGACCCTCCTGCGGGCCGCGCAGGCTGCTCTGGAGTCGAAAGGGATACGGGCCGTCATCCTGGGTGAGACCTTCACGGGTGAAGCGCGTGACCTGGCGGTCTGGCACGCTGCCGAAGTGCGCCGCGCCCAGGCCGAAGGAGTACCAGTGGCCCTCATTTCTGGTGGCGAGGCCACCGTGACCGTCCGGGGTGCTGGACGCGGTGGCCGCAACACCGAATTTGCGTTGGCGCTGGCTCTGGCGCTGGGCGACGATCATGGTGTATATGGCCTCTCAGCGGGCTCGGACGGGGTGGACGGCACCAGCGGTGGGGCGGGTGCCCTGCTGACCCCGGACACCCTACGCCGTGCCGCCACGCTGGGCCTGGACGCGCCGGGTGCCTTGGCAGCCAACGACTCGGGCAGTTTCTTTGCTGCGCTGGGCGACCTGCTGGTCCCCGGCCCGACTGGACAGAATCTCAACGACTTGCGCGTCTTGCTGGTGGAACCGGTCTAA
- a CDS encoding ABC transporter ATP-binding protein: MIDQPQALTVSGLCVQHGREVTLRYPDLHLPAGAQLAVTGPSGTGKTTLLHVLAGLLTPLSGQVQHGNFDLTRASAPRRDQFRRRAVGYVFQDFHLMPGLTAQENVELGVRVTGLKRPGALAEQALSQLGLGHRRHHRPHQLSTGERQRVALARAVAHRPGLLLADEPTAHLDRDRASSAASLLLGTAAELGATLILVTHDPQVAALLPGHLDLTQVDGT, from the coding sequence GTGATAGACCAGCCCCAGGCCCTGACAGTCAGTGGTCTCTGCGTTCAGCACGGCCGTGAGGTGACGCTGCGTTACCCCGACCTGCACCTGCCGGCTGGCGCCCAGTTGGCCGTCACTGGCCCCAGTGGGACAGGCAAAACCACCCTGCTGCATGTACTGGCCGGCCTGCTGACGCCCCTGTCGGGGCAGGTCCAGCACGGCAACTTTGACCTGACGCGCGCGTCTGCGCCGCGCCGCGACCAGTTTCGGCGGCGCGCCGTGGGCTACGTCTTTCAGGATTTTCACCTCATGCCCGGCCTGACCGCCCAGGAGAATGTGGAACTTGGGGTGCGAGTTACCGGCCTGAAGCGGCCAGGGGCGCTGGCCGAACAGGCGCTCAGCCAACTGGGGCTGGGCCACAGACGACACCACCGCCCCCATCAGCTGTCGACAGGCGAGCGGCAGCGGGTGGCCCTGGCGCGCGCCGTGGCGCACCGGCCGGGCCTGCTGCTGGCCGATGAACCCACCGCCCACCTTGACCGGGACCGGGCCTCCAGCGCCGCCTCATTGCTGCTGGGCACAGCGGCCGAGCTGGGCGCCACTTTAATTCTAGTCACCCACGACCCCCAGGTGGCGGCGCTGCTGCCGGGGCACCTTGACCTGACCCAGGTGGACGGCACATGA
- a CDS encoding alkaline phosphatase — translation MKYLLGLALLASSVASAANLSIYPYDGAKFVPGQRFDLRIEAENVQELKDAAVTLDGRPVEGLVRTTSKPTSAEWTLRSQSLPTGLHELKVRYTDANGEVTKTARWYVVPAVAPRAKNVILFIGDGLGWNTVNAARLVAHPYNPANGNATGQLAMMSGLSGMATVTTSSYDSAMADSANTASSIATGQKIQVNALNVYPDNTADSLDNPRVETITALVKRSMGKSVGIVSSAFGVDATPAAFASYTRRRGDYQAIADQYFKGDVQPDVLLIGGSRDFIPSTAPGSRRKDATDWITDSQKQGYTFVSSRTELNAAGGNKLFGLFNIDNIPSYLDRAQYQTPEALGDFKDMPYLWDSTKKAVETLEKNPNGFFLMVEAGMVDKYEHPLDWQRAIWDVLELDKAVEWAKTYAKSHPDTLVLVTADHAHSLSVYGTYDAAKGPGKREAVGVYEAAGFPTYGDKRDANGLPLPETSRTYAVGFAAVPDYCETYLGRRVFLDPTVSNGQTGAAAGFLPNPKLCQEGAVTRTGNLPPSANQGVHTADPLPLFAFGPGSENFFGMMDQTDLFFSMARALGLDATRTR, via the coding sequence ATGAAATATCTTTTGGGTCTTGCCCTTCTGGCCAGCAGTGTGGCTTCGGCCGCCAATCTCAGCATCTATCCATATGACGGCGCCAAATTCGTTCCCGGCCAGCGCTTTGACCTGCGCATTGAGGCAGAGAACGTGCAGGAGCTTAAGGACGCGGCGGTCACCCTGGATGGCCGCCCCGTCGAGGGCCTGGTGCGCACCACCAGCAAGCCCACCAGCGCCGAATGGACGCTGCGCAGCCAGAGTCTGCCGACCGGCCTGCACGAACTGAAGGTCCGCTACACCGATGCCAACGGTGAGGTCACCAAAACTGCCCGCTGGTACGTGGTGCCGGCTGTGGCCCCCCGTGCCAAGAACGTCATCCTGTTCATCGGGGATGGCCTGGGCTGGAACACCGTGAACGCGGCGCGCCTGGTCGCCCATCCCTACAACCCGGCCAATGGCAACGCCACGGGCCAGCTCGCCATGATGAGTGGCCTGAGCGGCATGGCCACCGTCACCACCAGCTCCTATGACAGCGCGATGGCCGACAGCGCCAACACGGCCAGCAGCATTGCCACCGGCCAGAAGATTCAGGTCAACGCCCTGAACGTTTACCCCGACAACACTGCTGACTCGCTGGACAACCCGCGCGTGGAAACTATTACCGCCCTGGTCAAGCGCAGCATGGGCAAGAGCGTTGGCATCGTGTCGAGCGCCTTCGGGGTAGACGCCACGCCCGCCGCCTTCGCCTCTTACACCCGGCGGCGCGGGGACTACCAGGCCATCGCCGATCAGTATTTCAAGGGCGACGTGCAGCCCGATGTGCTGCTGATTGGCGGCAGCCGCGACTTCATTCCCAGCACGGCGCCCGGCAGCCGCCGCAAGGACGCCACTGACTGGATTACCGACAGCCAGAAACAGGGCTACACCTTTGTCAGTAGCCGCACCGAGCTGAACGCCGCTGGCGGCAACAAGCTGTTTGGCCTCTTTAACATCGACAACATTCCCAGCTATCTGGACCGCGCGCAGTACCAGACGCCTGAGGCGCTGGGGGACTTTAAAGACATGCCGTACCTGTGGGACAGCACGAAGAAAGCCGTCGAGACCCTGGAAAAGAACCCCAACGGCTTTTTCCTGATGGTCGAGGCCGGCATGGTGGATAAGTACGAGCATCCTCTGGACTGGCAGCGCGCTATCTGGGACGTGCTGGAGCTGGACAAGGCCGTCGAGTGGGCCAAGACGTACGCCAAGAGCCACCCCGATACCCTGGTGCTGGTCACGGCTGACCACGCCCATTCCCTCAGCGTCTACGGCACCTACGACGCTGCCAAGGGACCCGGCAAGCGCGAGGCCGTTGGGGTCTACGAAGCAGCTGGCTTTCCCACCTACGGCGACAAGCGCGATGCCAATGGACTGCCCCTACCCGAAACCAGCCGGACCTACGCGGTGGGCTTTGCGGCGGTGCCCGACTACTGTGAAACCTACCTGGGCCGCCGGGTGTTTCTCGACCCCACCGTCAGCAACGGCCAGACCGGCGCAGCAGCTGGTTTCCTGCCCAACCCCAAACTGTGCCAGGAAGGCGCCGTGACCCGCACCGGCAACCTGCCACCCAGCGCCAACCAGGGCGTTCACACGGCCGACCCCCTGCCTCTCTTCGCCTTCGGACCCGGCTCCGAGAACTTCTTTGGGATGATGGACCAGACAGACCTCTTCTTTTCCATGGCCCGCGCCCTGGGCTTGGACGCCACCCGCACCCGCTGA
- the hpaI gene encoding 4-hydroxy-2-oxoheptanedioate aldolase, producing MAENLFKAALKRGEPLIGLWLALADPYSAELCAGAGFDWLLVDGEHAPNDVRSTLAALQAIAPYPVQTLVRPPVGSAVLIKQLLDIGAHTLLIPMVETAEQARDLVAATRYAPRGVRGVGAALARASGFGRDAAYLQAADEQVCLLLQVESVAGLAALDEIAAVDGVDGVFIGPADLAASMGVLGQPGHPDVQEAIRDAARRIRAAGKAAGILSTDEAVARTYLEWGYSFVAVGTDVTLLSRATTALAARFKS from the coding sequence GTGGCTGAGAATCTCTTCAAAGCGGCCCTGAAACGCGGTGAGCCCCTGATCGGCCTGTGGCTGGCGCTGGCTGATCCCTACAGCGCCGAATTATGCGCGGGCGCAGGGTTCGACTGGCTGCTTGTGGACGGCGAACACGCGCCCAATGACGTGCGGTCCACTCTGGCCGCGCTACAGGCCATAGCCCCCTACCCTGTTCAGACGCTGGTGCGCCCGCCCGTCGGCAGCGCTGTGCTGATTAAGCAGTTGCTGGACATCGGCGCGCATACCCTGCTGATTCCGATGGTGGAGACCGCCGAGCAGGCGCGTGATTTGGTGGCCGCCACCCGCTATGCCCCACGGGGTGTGCGGGGGGTAGGTGCCGCACTGGCGCGGGCCAGCGGCTTTGGCCGTGACGCAGCGTATTTGCAGGCGGCAGACGAGCAGGTGTGCCTGCTGCTACAGGTGGAATCGGTCGCGGGATTGGCCGCTCTGGACGAGATCGCGGCGGTGGACGGGGTGGACGGGGTCTTTATCGGCCCCGCCGACCTGGCCGCCAGCATGGGGGTGCTGGGCCAGCCGGGCCACCCGGATGTTCAGGAGGCCATTCGTGATGCGGCGCGCCGGATTCGCGCTGCGGGCAAGGCGGCCGGCATTCTGTCCACTGATGAGGCGGTGGCCCGCACCTACCTGGAATGGGGCTATTCGTTCGTGGCTGTGGGCACCGATGTCACGCTGCTGTCCCGCGCCACGACAGCACTTGCAGCACGTTTTAAGAGCTGA